One genomic region from Equus asinus isolate D_3611 breed Donkey chromosome 8, EquAss-T2T_v2, whole genome shotgun sequence encodes:
- the LOC106843511 gene encoding olfactory receptor 14J1, with protein MANLTSTSGFLLMGFSDDRKLQILHALLFLVTYLLALIGNLLIITITTLDYRLHSPMYYFLKHLSLLDLCFISVTVPQSIANSLMNNGYISLGQCILQVFFFIALASSEVAILTVMSYDRYVAICQPLKYETIMDPHACRHAVIAVWIAGGLSGLVHTAVNFSLSLCGERVIHQFFCDVPQMLKLACSSEFINEIAVAAFTTSTAFICLISIVLSYVRIFSAVLRIPSAEGRTKVFSTCLPHLFVVTFFLSAAGFEFLRPPSNSQSAMDLMFSIFYTVIPPTLNPIVYSLRNEAMKAALRKVLSKEEFSQRKMYLKALCKL; from the coding sequence ATGGCCAACTTGACCTCAACGAGTGGATTCCTCCTCATGGGGTTTTCTGATGACCGTAAGCTTCAGATTTTACATGCACTGCTGTTTTTGGTGACATACCTGCTGGCCTTGATAGGCAACCTCCTCATTATCACCATAACTACCTTGGATTATCGCCTCCATTCCCCCATGTATTACTTCTTGAAGCACCTCTCTCTTTTGGACCTCTGCTTCATCTCTGTCACAGTCCCTCAGTCCATTGCAAATTCACTTATGAATAATGGTTACATTTCCCTTGGTCAATGCATTCTTCAGGTTTTCTTCTTCATAGCTCTGGCCTCGTCAGAAGTGGCCATCCTCACAGTGATGTCTTATGACCGGTATGTAGCTATCTGTCAACCACTGAAATATGAGACCATTATGGATCCCCATGCTTGTAGGCATGCAGTGATAGCTGTGTGGATTGCTGGAGGCCTCTCTGGGCTCGTGCACACAGCAGTTAACTTCTCCCTATCTCTCTGTGGGGAGAGAGTCATTCACCAATTCTTCTGTGATGTTCCTCAGATGCTGAAACTAGCCTGTTCTTCTGAATTCATTAATGAGATTGCAGTGGCTGCATTCACAACCTCAACAGCATTTATCTGTTTGATCTCTATTGTGCTTTCCTATGTTCGCATCTTCTCTGCTGTGCTGAGAATCCCATCAGCTGAGGGCCGGACCAAAGTCTTCTCTACCTGCCTGCCACACCTATTTGTAGTCACCTTCTTCCTCTCAGCTGCAGGCTTTGAGTTTCTAAGGCCCCCTTCTAATTCTCAATCAGCCATGGACCTCATGTTCTCCATATTCTATACTGTGATACCTCCAACACTCAATCCAATTGTCTATAGTTTACGGAATGAAGCTATGAAGGCAGCTCTAAGGAAAGTACTGTCAAAAGAAGAATTTTCTCagagaaaaatgtatttaaaagccCTTTGTAAACTCTAA